A genomic segment from Pseudochaenichthys georgianus unplaced genomic scaffold, fPseGeo1.2 scaffold_264_arrow_ctg1, whole genome shotgun sequence encodes:
- the LOC117442056 gene encoding proton-coupled zinc antiporter SLC30A2-like isoform X2, translated as MELSEDSEKQLLIHLDPLRRSSSPEPRCSDPESGADEDAGFPSRFCRDSDTLPEESVARRSARKKLIMAAVVSLVFMTGEVVGGYFAQSLAIMTDAAHLLTDVCSISISCFSLWLSSRPKTDSMTFGWHRAEILGMLLSVFSIWIVTVLLLISAARRVSDGDYEIDSFIMLITSGGAVGVNVLMVLILHQSGASHGHNHSFPPARLQTDKQRDLHHDLHHHDLHPDLHHGHNASVRAAFVHVVGDLLQSFGVLLAATIIHFRPEYKVADPICTFLFSVLVLGTTIPISKDVFRVLMEGSPEQVISVRERLLSLRGVQSVHNLHVWSLNLNKHFLSAHLSTDADPLLVLSSANQLLRSEFGFCSVTLQVER; from the exons ATGGAGCTATCGGAGGATTCTGAAAAGCAGCTTCTGATTCATCTGGATCCTCTCAGACG GTCCAGTTCTCCAGAACCCAGATGTTCAGACCCAGAATCCGGTGCAGACGAAGACGCGGGGTTTCCCTCCCGGTTCTGCAGGGACTCGGACACTCTGCCGGAGGAAAGCGTCGCGAGGCGTTCGGCGAGGAAGAAGCTCATCATGGCCGCCGTCGTCAGCCTCGTCTTCATGACCGGGGAGGTGGTCG GTGGATACTTCGCTCAGAGTCTGGCCATCATGACGGACGCAGCGCACCTGCTGACGGACGTCTGCAGCATCTCCATCAGCTGCTTCTCTCTGTGGCTCTCCTCCAGACCAAAGACTGACTCCATGACTTTCGGATGGCATCGAGCAG AGATCCTGGGCATGCTGCTGTCGGTGTTTTCCATCTGGATCGTGACGGTTCTGCTGCTGATCTCCGCCGCTCGGAGGGTTTCTGATGGAGATTACGAGATCGACAGCTTCATCATGCTCATAACATCGGGGGGGGCGGTGGGGGTCAACGTGCT GATGGTCCTGATTCTTCATCAGTCCGGAGCTTCACACGGTCACAACCACAGCTTTCCCCCCGCCAGACTGCAGACTGACAAACAGCGTGACCTTCATCATGACCTTCATCATCACGACCTTCACCCTGACCTCCATCATGGACACAATGCCAGTGTTCGGGCAGCTTTTGTTCACGTTGTCGGGGATCTGCTGCAGAGTTTTGGGGTGCTGCTGGCTGCAACCATCATACACTTCAGG CCTGAATATAAAGTAGCGGATCCCATCTGCACGTTCCTGTTCTCAGTTCTGGTTCTGGGGACGACGATTCCCATTTCAAAGGATGTGTTCAGGGTCCTGATGGAGG GGAGTCCTGAGCAGGTGATCAGTGTGAGGGAGCGTCTTCTGTCTCTGAGAGGAGTTCAATCCGTCCACAACCTGCACGTCTGGAGCCTCAACCTGAACAAACACTTCCTGTCTGCACACCTGagcacag atgCAGACCCCCTCCTCGTCCTCTCCTCAGCCAATCAGCTGCTCCGCTCTGAGTTTGGTTTCTGCAGCGTCACTCTGCAGGTGGAGCGCTGA
- the LOC117442056 gene encoding proton-coupled zinc antiporter SLC30A2-like isoform X1 — MELSEDSEKQLLIHLDPLRRSSSPEPRCSDPESGADEDAGFPSRFCRDSDTLPEESVARRSARKKLIMAAVVSLVFMTGEVVGGYFAQSLAIMTDAAHLLTDVCSISISCFSLWLSSRPKTDSMTFGWHRAEILGMLLSVFSIWIVTVLLLISAARRVSDGDYEIDSFIMLITSGGAVGVNVLMVLILHQSGASHGHNHSFPPARLQTDKQRDLHHDLHHHDLHPDLHHGHNASVRAAFVHVVGDLLQSFGVLLAATIIHFRPEYKVADPICTFLFSVLVLGTTIPISKDVFRVLMEAGSPEQVISVRERLLSLRGVQSVHNLHVWSLNLNKHFLSAHLSTDADPLLVLSSANQLLRSEFGFCSVTLQVER, encoded by the exons ATGGAGCTATCGGAGGATTCTGAAAAGCAGCTTCTGATTCATCTGGATCCTCTCAGACG GTCCAGTTCTCCAGAACCCAGATGTTCAGACCCAGAATCCGGTGCAGACGAAGACGCGGGGTTTCCCTCCCGGTTCTGCAGGGACTCGGACACTCTGCCGGAGGAAAGCGTCGCGAGGCGTTCGGCGAGGAAGAAGCTCATCATGGCCGCCGTCGTCAGCCTCGTCTTCATGACCGGGGAGGTGGTCG GTGGATACTTCGCTCAGAGTCTGGCCATCATGACGGACGCAGCGCACCTGCTGACGGACGTCTGCAGCATCTCCATCAGCTGCTTCTCTCTGTGGCTCTCCTCCAGACCAAAGACTGACTCCATGACTTTCGGATGGCATCGAGCAG AGATCCTGGGCATGCTGCTGTCGGTGTTTTCCATCTGGATCGTGACGGTTCTGCTGCTGATCTCCGCCGCTCGGAGGGTTTCTGATGGAGATTACGAGATCGACAGCTTCATCATGCTCATAACATCGGGGGGGGCGGTGGGGGTCAACGTGCT GATGGTCCTGATTCTTCATCAGTCCGGAGCTTCACACGGTCACAACCACAGCTTTCCCCCCGCCAGACTGCAGACTGACAAACAGCGTGACCTTCATCATGACCTTCATCATCACGACCTTCACCCTGACCTCCATCATGGACACAATGCCAGTGTTCGGGCAGCTTTTGTTCACGTTGTCGGGGATCTGCTGCAGAGTTTTGGGGTGCTGCTGGCTGCAACCATCATACACTTCAGG CCTGAATATAAAGTAGCGGATCCCATCTGCACGTTCCTGTTCTCAGTTCTGGTTCTGGGGACGACGATTCCCATTTCAAAGGATGTGTTCAGGGTCCTGATGGAGG CAGGGAGTCCTGAGCAGGTGATCAGTGTGAGGGAGCGTCTTCTGTCTCTGAGAGGAGTTCAATCCGTCCACAACCTGCACGTCTGGAGCCTCAACCTGAACAAACACTTCCTGTCTGCACACCTGagcacag atgCAGACCCCCTCCTCGTCCTCTCCTCAGCCAATCAGCTGCTCCGCTCTGAGTTTGGTTTCTGCAGCGTCACTCTGCAGGTGGAGCGCTGA
- the LOC117442057 gene encoding dnaJ homolog subfamily C member 5-like isoform X1, with protein MEDQNRSQRKMSTAGESLYKILDLKKGASPEELKKAYRKLALRHHPDKNPDNPEAADKFKEINNANSILSDENKRKIYDEYGSMGLYVAEQFGDESVKYYFLMSKCWFKGLVVCCGIFTCCCCFCCCCFCCGKCKTSEEQENFAYVDPEDLEAEIRNQDAAADHVIIIQPSADTSETVVNSAGENAPIVIQPHATNGIK; from the exons ATGGAGGACCAAAACAGATCTCAGCGTAAAATGTCGACGGCAGGAGAAAGCCTTTATAAGATCCTTGATTTGAAGAAAGGAGCGTCGCCAGAGGAACTAAAGAAAGCGTACAG GAAACTGGCGTTGAGGCATCATCCGGATAAAAACCCAGACAACCCAGAGGCTGCGGACAAATTCAAGGAAATCAACAACGCCAACTCCATCCTCAGCGATGAGAACAAACGGAAGATCTACGATGAGTACGGCTCGATGGGACTCTACGTCGCCGAGCAGTTTGGGGACGAGAGCGTCAAATATTACTTCCTCATGTCCAAGTGCTGGTTCAAG GGCCTGGTGGTCTGCTGCGGGATcttcacctgctgctgctgcttctgctgctgctgcttctgttGTGGGAAGTGCAAGACGAGCGAAGAACAGGAAAACTTCGCCTACGTGGACCCGGAAGACCTGGAGGCGGAGATCAGGAATCAGGACGCAG CGGCAGACCATGTAATAATTATTCAGCCGAGCGCTGACACTTCAGAAACAGTCGTCAACTCCGCAG GTGAAAATGCACCCATCGTGATTCAGCCTCACGCCACGAACGGCATCAAGTGA
- the LOC139433366 gene encoding involucrin-like → MFPVALGSQILTITTLLFSFISASLLFCSILRIRLQETPGALIQVQETPGALIQVQETPGALIRLQETPGALVRLQETPGALIRLQETPGALVHLEETPGALIHLEETPGALVHLEETPGALIQVQETPGALIHLQETPGALIRLQETPGALVHLEETPGALIRLQETPGALIHLQETPGALIRLQETPGALVHLEETPGALIHLEETPGALIHLEETPGALIRLEETPGALVRLQETPGALIRLQETPGALVRLEETPGALIHLEETPGALIHLEETPGALVRLQETPGALIRLQETPGALVRLQETPGALIRLQETPGALIRLQETPGALVRLQETPGALVRLQETPGALVRLQETPGALIRLQETPGALIRLQETPGALVRLQETPGALVRLQETPGALQPPYSEGWVVVDEPGVEGKGDCRKLS, encoded by the exons ATGTTTCCGGTGGCTTTAGGTTCGCAGATCCTCACCATCACgaccctcctcttctccttcatCAGCGCCTCTCTCCTCTTCTGCAGCATCCTGAGG ATCCGTCTGCAGGAGACTCCTGGAGCTCTGATCCAGGTGCAGGAGACTCCTGGAGCTCTGATCCAGGTGCAGGAGACTCCTGGAGCTCTGATCCGTCTGCAGGAGACTCCTGGAGCTCTGGTCCGTCTGCAGGAGACTCCTGGAGCTCTGATCCGTCTGCAGGAGACTCCTGGAGCTCTGGTCCATCTGGAGGAGACTCCTGGAGCTCTGATCCATCTGGAGGAGACTCCTGGAGCTCTGGTCCATCTGGAGGAGACTCCTGGAGCTCTGATCCAGGTGCAGGAGACTCCTGGAGCTCTGATCCATCTGCAGGAGACTCCTGGAGCTCTGATCCGTCTGCAGGAGACTCCTGGAGCTCTGGTCCATCTGGAGGAGACTCCTGGAGCTCTGATCCGTCTGCAGGAGACTCCTGGAGCTCTGATCCATCTGCAGGAGACTCCTGGAGCTCTGATCCGTCTGCAGGAGACTCCTGGAGCTCTGGTCCATCTGGAGGAGACTCCTGGAGCTCTGATCCATCTGGAGGAGACTCCTGGAGCTCTGATCCATCTGGAGGAGACTCCTGGAGCTCTGATCCGTCTGGAGGAGACTCCTGGAGCTCTGGTCCGTCTGCAGGAGACTCCTGGAGCTCTGATCCGTCTGCAGGAGACTCCTGGAGCTCTGGTCCGTCTGGAGGAGACTCCTGGAGCTCTGATCCATCTGGAGGAGACTCCTGGAGCTCTGATCCATCTGGAGGAGACTCCTGGAGCTCTGGTCCGTCTGCAGGAGACTCCTGGAGCTCTGATCCGTCTGCAGGAGACTCCTGGAGCTCTGGTCCGTCTGCAGGAGACTCCTGGAGCTCTGATCCGTCTGCAGGAGACTCCTGGAGCTCTGATCCGTCTGCAGGAGACTCCTGGAGCTCTGGTCCGTCTGCAGGAGACTCCTGGAGCTCTGGTCCGTCTGCAGGAGACTCCTGGAGCTCTGGTCCGTCTGCAGGAGACTCCTGGAGCTCTGATCCGTCTGCAGGAGACTCCTGGAGCTCTGATCCGTCTGCAGGAGACTCCTGGAGCTCTGGTCCGTCTGCAGGAGACTCCTGGAGCTCTGGTCCGTCTGCAGGAGACTCCTGGAGCTCTG CAACCACCGTACAGTGAAGGCTGGGTGGTTGTCGATGAGCCGGGGGTGGAGGGCAAAGGGGACTGCAGGAAACTCTCTTGA
- the LOC117442057 gene encoding dnaJ homolog subfamily C member 5B-like isoform X2 yields the protein MEDQNRSQRKMSTAGESLYKILDLKKGASPEELKKAYRKLALRHHPDKNPDNPEAADKFKEINNANSILSDENKRKIYDEYGSMGLYVAEQFGDESVKYYFLMSKCWFKGLVVCCGIFTCCCCFCCCCFCCGKCKTSEEQENFAYVDPEDLEAEIRNQDAGENAPIVIQPHATNGIK from the exons ATGGAGGACCAAAACAGATCTCAGCGTAAAATGTCGACGGCAGGAGAAAGCCTTTATAAGATCCTTGATTTGAAGAAAGGAGCGTCGCCAGAGGAACTAAAGAAAGCGTACAG GAAACTGGCGTTGAGGCATCATCCGGATAAAAACCCAGACAACCCAGAGGCTGCGGACAAATTCAAGGAAATCAACAACGCCAACTCCATCCTCAGCGATGAGAACAAACGGAAGATCTACGATGAGTACGGCTCGATGGGACTCTACGTCGCCGAGCAGTTTGGGGACGAGAGCGTCAAATATTACTTCCTCATGTCCAAGTGCTGGTTCAAG GGCCTGGTGGTCTGCTGCGGGATcttcacctgctgctgctgcttctgctgctgctgcttctgttGTGGGAAGTGCAAGACGAGCGAAGAACAGGAAAACTTCGCCTACGTGGACCCGGAAGACCTGGAGGCGGAGATCAGGAATCAGGACGCAG GTGAAAATGCACCCATCGTGATTCAGCCTCACGCCACGAACGGCATCAAGTGA